The genome window GAATGAGCAGTCAACACATCAGAGGTAAAATTGAACTTACGAATTACTCCGACAACCCGTTCAAAATCCTCCTCTTTCCTCAAAGGAAACAGCAAAGGCGCATTATCATCCTTTTTAGAACGACGCAAAACCAAAATAACTTGACCACTGGTAACCGCCAATAATCCAAAATTCTCTCTGCTTATCCCAGAAGCTAAAGACCTGACTTGCGAGAGATTCGCGTCAGGCGCCAGAACATAGTAAAATTCCCAAGGTAAGTCAAAAGTAAACGCTTTCCAACTGGCGAGAGCAGGCTTTGAAGAAAAAGCAAAAGAAATCGTCCGCTTAGTCCTTTCATCGAGCCCAAAAGCTTGAAGAACCCGCTTACCACCTGAATCTACTGCACCAGTTTTCATGCCCACCATACACTCGACAACCGATAACGCAGAAATAGAATGAGCGTTTTTGCAGTATAAGTTTTGTTGAATGCTAATACACGATTTCCATTGTCTCAAGACTTTCAATGAATTTTTTCAGATTACGTTCAACTTTGGTTTTGTACGGGTTTGCATTCGAATGCCAAAATTGTTGAAACTTGACATGAAGTTTGGTCAGTTGAAAAAAAGCAGAAACATCTTTTGCCTTTTCTCCTTTCCCCCTATTCTTGCGATAGAATTTTAAAGCTGCTCTGAAGACATCATCCGTTGCCTTATGAAGATGCCCTAGAATGTCGGATTTTTCTTCACAACACTGGCGAAAGCGTTTTTCGAAGTCTCCTGTTTCAAGTTCTTTGCCAAAAAGACTCCAAAGGAAATTAAGAACAACCCATTTTGCGTATGCACGTTCAGGGTATCCCCAGGCGGCGTTTTGAACTGCTTTCATTAGCCAATATTTTGACAAATAGAACGACACAGTATGAGAGCCAAAAATTGATTTGTAGTATGGGTCTTCGAAAAGACCCTCTTTTCCTTTCCGAACCACCGCAGGGTCAAATAAACAGGCTCCTACTGCTTGTGCTAATTCCCTTTTGTCTATTTGATAAAAGGTTTGGTTCTCGAAAAGTGTCTTGGCTTCAGATTTTTTCATGCGTTTTCTTATATATTGGTAACCACGTTTCCTGAATTCTTTTTCAAGAAAAACCTGAATGTAGTCATTGGACACCAAATCCGAGGGAGCAATATAATTTTGCCAATTTGTAGCTCTAACGATAGAATTGACTAAATCATCATATTGTTCATCATCTCCAGGTACTCTAGGTATCTTGATCACTTTGACAAGAACGTTTGTGGCCCTTGCATCAGAATTATGTAATGTTCTCGTCGTCTGCTGGCCATTAATTACCTGTCCCCGTTCAACTAAGAGTATGTCTTCTCCTCCTTTTGTCTCCCGCTTCGCGTCGTTACAGACCATTGTTACGCCATTGTTGTAGTACCAAAAATTGTGAGGCTCTTTCTCAACAGTTTCTTTCATTGATTTATTTATTTCAGTGTCACCAAGATAACCGCGAATATTTCTTGCAAAGAGTCGTGGTCCTTCTTGGGCAAACATCCTACCAACTTCATCACCTGCCATAGTGAAGACCCATGATTCCGTTTTGCGTTCAGGGTCGAATCGGTGAATTACTCCTTCATGTTGAATAGTTCCCTCCGTAGTTATCCGTAACGCAAGTGTGTGTGTTGCAGGTGCATAAATCAAATAATCTTTGAACAAAACCATTACCTGCTCGTAATCGAAAACGACACAAGAAACAGTTCCTTCAGCTTCACGGGCTCGCTGCTCTGCCTCATTGATTATGGTTTTACTTACTCTTCCTGTGGTTATGTAAAAAAGCTTCAGTGAATAATTATCATTCTTCACCCTTTGGACCAATTCTTCAAATTTTTGTTTCACCAACGGATCAAGTTTAGAATAGAAAGTATCAAGTGCAGCTCTGTCTTCCCATGGCAGTAATCCTAAATCAGCTAATGCCAATACATCATTCCTTTTCTCATTGTATTTTTCTGATGACCGAAATTTGCCTTGAATAATGTTGGCTTGCTTTGCTTTATCGTCGATAAAAACCGCATCAATACTCTTATCGCCTGTTTCTCCGGTTAAAGCTTTCTTGGCTGCCTCCTCCGAGTCAGTAAGATAAGCTTGCAAAAACCAACAAACAAAGGCGGAGTCATCTCTGAGTTTATGGTTTCTTCTTCTAATATCTGATAGCTCGCCTGCAAGTTCTTTGATAGTTAAGCCCATGGTCACATCCTCTTTTAAGAGATCAATCTATTTTCAGCCCTTTAGCCTTAAAACAGTTTCCAAAATTTGATACTCAGGCAATAAACTATCATATCCTTGATCGAGATTTCCGAAAAGCAGAGCTTTCAAATATTGTCTTCGTTAACTACTTTCCATTGTACTTTGTTGTCCAAGTCTAGGAAGAATATGTCTTTTGGGTTTTTCATGTATGGAAGGGCTTCGTCGAGGGCTTCGAGGAAACCGGATAAGTTGAACGTTAGGCTTCGGATCTTTCTCGTATCGAGGTCGTTGC of Candidatus Bathyarchaeota archaeon contains these proteins:
- a CDS encoding AIPR family protein, with amino-acid sequence MGLTIKELAGELSDIRRRNHKLRDDSAFVCWFLQAYLTDSEEAAKKALTGETGDKSIDAVFIDDKAKQANIIQGKFRSSEKYNEKRNDVLALADLGLLPWEDRAALDTFYSKLDPLVKQKFEELVQRVKNDNYSLKLFYITTGRVSKTIINEAEQRAREAEGTVSCVVFDYEQVMVLFKDYLIYAPATHTLALRITTEGTIQHEGVIHRFDPERKTESWVFTMAGDEVGRMFAQEGPRLFARNIRGYLGDTEINKSMKETVEKEPHNFWYYNNGVTMVCNDAKRETKGGEDILLVERGQVINGQQTTRTLHNSDARATNVLVKVIKIPRVPGDDEQYDDLVNSIVRATNWQNYIAPSDLVSNDYIQVFLEKEFRKRGYQYIRKRMKKSEAKTLFENQTFYQIDKRELAQAVGACLFDPAVVRKGKEGLFEDPYYKSIFGSHTVSFYLSKYWLMKAVQNAAWGYPERAYAKWVVLNFLWSLFGKELETGDFEKRFRQCCEEKSDILGHLHKATDDVFRAALKFYRKNRGKGEKAKDVSAFFQLTKLHVKFQQFWHSNANPYKTKVERNLKKFIESLETMEIVY